DNA from Mustela lutreola isolate mMusLut2 chromosome 6, mMusLut2.pri, whole genome shotgun sequence:
tgtgagaactctgttgaaacctcccatctcttcccctccccttcccccaaccgcaaagtatataacatgcctaccctcacaacccggggcagcagctcttcctgcccacgggtcctgtccccgtgctttaataaaccaccattttgcaccaaagatgtctcaagaattctttcttggtcatcggctccggacctcagcccaccgaacctcacctaggttctagaacttcatcaatgcTACTGTAAAATTTTTCAATACTGTTTACAGTTCAGTAAAACACaatagacctttatctgatattgaGGGGGCAATAGAATTacaagagaaaaatggagaggTCAGCTGTTTATAAATACATGATATAGTGCAACAAGAATAGCAGAACatattggaaaagaaatgaatatgaagatatttaagaatattataaaagAGAATGCCAAAATCTGCATCATAATTGATGAGGCATCTACAGTTTTGAAGAAAAGCACTCTAGTGGTTTATCTCCAGTGCACGTTCCGTTGGCTCCCACACCAGTTATGTTATTTGTTGCTTTAAAAGAATTGGTGTCATCTGCAGCAGCATGTATTTTCAGTACAATATCTTTAAATGATCGTGGGTATACTAATGAAAATTTGAAAGCAAATTTAGTTGCATTTTGTTCTGATGGTGCTAATATAATTCTGGGAAGAAAGTCTGAAGTAGCTACAAAATTGTTGGAAAATTTTCCTAAAATCATTACTTGGAATTGTTTAAACTATCGATTTCAGTTGTCAATTGAtacaatatctgaaataaaacaaCTATCATTTTAAACTACTTCTTGATAAAATTTATTCCACTTATCACCattctaaaaaaaatctaaacaagctTTTAGAAAATGTAGCTAAAGATCTTGaaattgaaattattaaaattagcTGGGTAATGGGACCAAGATGGGTAGCATGTGGTTTATAAGCTGCTACTGCTGTATGGCATGCATATCCTgtattatatatgcatttttctaattttactcTGGTTTGGCAAAGAGATTAGCTAACATTCATTTTTTGCAAGACCTTGCTTTAATGATTGACATTCTTCAAGAATTTTCACTACTTTCAACTGCATTACAGTCCAGATCAACAAACATTCAGAAAGCACAAAAATTGATCAAACGTACCATAAGAGccttggaaatttttaaatattggtacTGGAAAGCATGAGTCTCAGACTGAAGGTTTGATTAAGTCAGATAAGTTTAAGATATTCCatttagtaaaaataatagtaaatagtaaaaataggggtacctgggtggctcagtgggttaaagcctctgccttcggctcaggtcatgatctcagggttctgggattgagccccacatcgggctctctgctcagcagggagtctgtttcctcttctctgactgcctctctgcctacttgtaatctctgtctaataaataaataaaatctttaaaatatatatatatatataaatttaatgctCTTTATAAGTATATGTTACTAGAAAACATAATTGAACACATGCATTTACATCTTATAACTGACAGAAACCATgatgaaagtatttttaattattttgacttGCTAGAACACTCTACATGGCCTTATGAAGAAATGACTTCACCATGGATAGctggtgaaaaaaaattatttcatctatgtgaaattttaaaataagaaattgattTGAATGATTTTTGGGaatttgtaaataatataaaatctaatAGTGTTTCAATTCCTACAACTACACAAATAGCTAAAAAGATAGTTAATACTATTGCCATCAATAATGTTGAAGCTGAAAGAGGTTTCAATTTCATGAACATAATTTGTACAAGGGTGAGAAATAGTTTAACAATAGATCACATATCAGATCTAATGACAATAAATTTATTGGGGAAATTGCAGATTGCAACGCAACTCCATTTGTAAAGTCCTGGTCAAACTGTAACCACAGATTGGCTACAGATACAAGAGTtaggcaaaaatcaacaaaagcctTCTATGAGAATCAGTTGGCTATATGGAACTTACAATAAAGGGTATTATATGTGTTTTTATCATTTGTAAATTGTGTGCTAcacaccttaaaaaaatttttttgaaacccCATTGTTAAACATTCATTGACacatttatatagttttttttaagagattggcCCGTGTCTACTAGAGTAGGCCATGATGTATATTATAAGGTGTCCTGTACAGAACATCCAACCATTTCCATTTCTGCTGCCTTACTTTTAGAAAGAATGCAAGAGTAACAACCCAGATAAGTTCAAAACCctggaaattatataaaataaatgaaaaatggaataaaaattgcAAGCCTTTTGGCTATCAATCACTTCTGTATGTGCTAATATATCTGTGGCTATTAAGCACTTGAGCTCACCAGGACTAAGTGAATTTCTtacttaattaaatataaaaaagtgtaaaatatttttaacaacttttttttttttttttagaaatacagtTAACTTGCTACCTTGCTCATGATTATTGTAGTATGCCTGTCAAACTCATGTGTCATGTGTAATACTACATAAAACACATCACtcgggatcctgggtggctcagttggttggggaactgctttcggctcaggtcatgatcctggagtcccaggattgagtccctcatcgggctcgcagctccatggggagtctgcttctctctctgaccttctcctagctcatattctctctcactgtctctctctcaaataaataaataaaatattaaacacacacacacacacacatcactgcATTGGTGTCAACAGATGGATTCAGggcacattatttttttctatgaattgaTGTAACATAGCATCTTTACCTGAGTATTTTATACAGACAATAAGAATTACAGTGATACttgttaattaattgaaataCTTATCTTAATTATAATTATCTTTCTAGTTCAGACATgaatatatgcacattttttaatttaaaatgaaggcATACTGAAAAATAGAGATACAGAATCTAGTGTTACAACTGGAACAATAAGACTGGGAAAAGGTACTTTACACATTTCATGATGAATGGTTAATTGCAGTTGACTGAGGCAGAGAAaagctggtttgtttttttgtttgtttctgtttgttttttttttttttttgaaggttctatttatttatttgagagagagtttgagaaaggaggtcagaggagaagcagactccctgtggagctgggagcccaaagcaggactcgatcccagcactccagaattatgacctgagctaaaggcagccacccaaccaactgagccacccaggtgccccaaaaagctGGTATTTGAAAAAGACAGTAAAGAAGTGGATAATACTGAGACAGTTTCAGCAAATGcataatgaatgaaatctttcaaagtaaaaaaattgAACTTCAGTCACTGGAAATTAGAATTAAATGttcaacaacattttttttttaagattttatttatttatttgacagacagagatcacaagtagacggagagagaggcagggagagagagagagaggaaagcaggctctctgctgagcagagagcccaatgtgggacttgatcctaggaccctgagatcatgacctgagccgaaggcagtggcttaacccactgagccaccgaggcgccccttcAACAACATttcttaaatagtttttttttaaggttgatttTAAGTTTGGCCAGCTATAAAACAGCTTGgattttcacataaataaaaaaaaaaactggttttgaatagataataaaatatttcagtagcAGAAATTGTtagaaaattatgaattaaagcctaagaaatattttattaagaaagtaCAAAGTCCATAGGTAACCAAACATTGTAGAATACAGGGCCTTCCTAActatcaaagattaattgacttaGAATCtgaaaagtgtttttctttggATGAGTTATGTAATATAAGAGCTCCAGCTCAAAATTTGGAGTATATTTTGTCTCATAGGACTTAAAACATTTATGAAGCAATAATTTGAATTCATGGCCTAAAACTTATGTAgccttttgtgtgttttttttttgtttgttttgttttgttttttgtttttgtttttttaagtaagctctgtgtcCAAAGTggagcttgaattcatgaccccacgATCAAGAGTTGTTtcctcaactgattgagccagccaggtgccccatatagttttgtgggttttttgtttttttttttgttgttgtttttttaaagattttatttatttatttgacagagagagatcacaagtaggcagagatgcaggcagagagagagagggaagcagagagcccgatgcggggctcgatcccaggaccctgagatcatgacccgagctgaaggcagagccacccaagcaccccattttttattttactttttaaaagaatttttttatttattcatttgagaccgAGAAATAGCAGGAGCcgtggggaaaggcagagggagaagtggactccctgctgagcagggagccctatgtggggctccatccccacacctgcagatcatgatctgagcccccaggtgcctctatgtagatattttttaatcttttacatTTGTTAGAAGAGTTTCAgatagatgaggaaaaaaaaattatctctgtcACAGTAAATGGCATTTTAGGTAAGCTAGGTAAAATGTCagatctttttgaaatttttaaatgaaagattccCCTTATTTGTTATTCTACCTGTATGATACATTTTGAAGATAGTTGtggtcagttttttaaaatggtctctATGACAGGTGTCAAGGGTACGGTTTAATGTTCATtatatgagggtgcctgggtggctcagtggtttaagccactgccttcggctcaggtcatgatcccagggtcctgggatcgagtcccgcatcgggctctctgctcagcagggagcctgcttcctcctctctctctctgcctgcctctctgcctacttgtgatctctctctgtcaaataaataaataaaatctttttaaaataaataaataaataaaataaaatacacattcttggggcgcctgggaggtgcagtgggttaagcctctgccttcagctcaggtcatgatcccagtgccctgggatcaagccctgcttcgggctctctgctcagccgggagcctgcttcctcctctctctgcctggctctctgcctatttgtgatctctgtcaaataaataaataaaaaatctttaaaaaaaattttttttttaaatacacattctTACAACTTTTGTTAGTTAGGAAGACAGACTCAAATAACAGAAAACCCAATTTAAATCACTTAAATGGTTTTTTCTGGAGATGGCTGCAGGCTTTGCTTAAGTAGCTCAATGTCGTTATTGCTGTGTTATGTGGGACACTATTGGTCTTGCCCTTTGGGTTACAGGATGTCTGGCAGAGTTTTAGATATAACCGGAGTTAAGTCAAGAAGGCAAGGGGTAGAGCAAACCCTGTATAGCCATCAGGAAATCAGAAGCTTTGCCAGAAGATTTTtcaagtatatttatattttactcacCAGAATTTTTTCAACATGACCATCTGTCATTGCAAGAGAGGCTTGGAATGTGAACACGTTTACTTTTCCTAGTTTCTTTAGTGAATGCAGAcagcagagaaaagggaatggAGAGTGGGTTAGCCAGTCTATGATATTTACCGT
Protein-coding regions in this window:
- the KIAA1586 gene encoding LOW QUALITY PROTEIN: E3 SUMO-protein ligase KIAA1586 homolog (The sequence of the model RefSeq protein was modified relative to this genomic sequence to represent the inferred CDS: inserted 7 bases in 6 codons; deleted 6 bases in 4 codons; substituted 5 bases at 5 genomic stop codons), with translation MGDPGSEMIESVPPAGPEASEATTDENEDDIQFVSEEPSKRVLEYIVLVCGDNEELSTCPSDILFPKMPKRQGDFLHFLNVKKVKTDKENNSKNHCGLSKSKESDFKYVEQPIIEENPSYSSKEETDNLVLPYCWNEKQAFKFTEQYKWLEIKERKLGCKDCSIVRHLGSKAEKHVHVSKEXIAYXVTPTCSKKIRNTMKKIREHDVSKAHGKIQDLLKEXNDSNSDLVHKQNNKNTDNFINATVKFFNTVYSSVKHNRPLSDIEGAIELQEKNGEVSCLNTXYSATRIAEHIGKEMNMKIFKNIIKENAKICIIIDEASTVLKKSTLVVYLQCTFRXAPTPVMLFVALKELVSSAAACIFSTISLNDRGYTNENLKANLVAFCSDGANIILGRKSEVATKLLENFPKIITWNCLNYRFQLSIDTISEIKQLXHFKLLLDKIYSTYHHSKKNLNKLLENVAKDLEIEIIKISWVMGPRWVACGLXAATAVWHAYPVLYMHFSNXYSGLAKRLANIHFLQDLALMIDILQEFSLLSTALQSRSTNIQKAQKLIKRTIRALEIFKIGTGKHESQTEGLIKSDKFXDIPFSKNNKFNALYKYMLLENIIEHMHLHLITDRNHDESIFNYFDLLEHSTWPYEEMTSPWIAGEKKLFHLCEILKXEIDLNDFWEFVNNIKSNSVSIPTTTQIAKKIVNTIAINNVEAERGFNFMNIICTRVRNSLTIDHISDLMTINLLGKXADCNATPFVKSWSNCNHRLATDTRVRQKSTKAFYENQLAIWNLQ